In a genomic window of Kwoniella mangroviensis CBS 8507 chromosome 2, whole genome shotgun sequence:
- a CDS encoding DNA replication complex GINS protein PSF3, giving the protein MDDDYYSLNSILAENHKLSCSFTLDVEGLGYLEGGTENNIHQHSKVELPFWLAQTLSLNEFTTFPLPPPYSNRVKAALNASAQSVKLSNLVGGNGWWYRWGRRIADVLDDEPQADLLNTLLKAFINRLPALQDLSAHHASADHTLPESSTSTTETFRDGMEGDERELFAIGQESGKMTRNWYDSNGSRKGGR; this is encoded by the exons ATGGACGACGACTATTATTCCTTGAACTCGATATTAGCTGAAAATCAT AAACTTTCATGCTCATTCACTTTGGACGTGGAAGGTCTGGGTTATCTGGAAGGAGGAACGGAAAATAAT ATACACCAACATTCAAAAGTAGAATTACCATTCTGGTTAGCCCAGACATTAAGTTTAAA CGAATTTACCACTTTCccccttcctccaccttATTCCAATCGAGTGAAAGCCGCCTTGAACGCATCTGCACAAAGTGTGAAACTTTCGAATCTCGTCGGCGGAAATGGATGGTGGTATAGATGGGGACGGAGGATTGCCGATGT CCTCGATGATGAACCTCAAGCGGACTTACTCAATACGTTGCTGAAG GCATTCATCAACCGCTTGCCAGCCTTACAAGATCTCTCTGCCCATCACGCGTCTGCCGATCATACTTTGCCTGAAAGTTCGACTAGTACCACTGAGACGTTCAGAGatggtatggaaggtgatgagcGTGAAT TATTTGCGATAGGACAGGAATCGGGAAA